From one Cupriavidus oxalaticus genomic stretch:
- a CDS encoding alpha/beta fold hydrolase, with amino-acid sequence MPTVAYRHADVDGFNVFYREAGRAGTPKLLLLHGFPSSSHMFRDLIPRLADRFHIVAPDLPGFGLSDMPSRDTFAYTFDNLANVIDRFTEVIGFDRFAVYVFDYGAPTGFRLAVRHPERITAIISQNGNAYEEGLSAGWNPIRAYWHDPTLENREALRTLLAKQTTIWQYTHGVSDAASVSPDGYSLDDYYLSRPGADEIQLDLFGDYQSNVALYPAFQQYFRNHKPSFLAVWGKNDPFFLPAGAEAFKRDIPTAEVRFFDTGHFALETHAADIAAAISDFLIR; translated from the coding sequence ATGCCCACAGTCGCTTATCGCCATGCGGACGTCGACGGATTCAACGTGTTCTATCGGGAGGCCGGCCGAGCGGGCACGCCCAAGCTGCTGCTTCTGCATGGATTTCCGAGTTCGAGCCACATGTTCCGGGACCTGATCCCCCGGCTGGCCGACCGCTTCCATATCGTCGCGCCGGATCTGCCGGGATTTGGTCTCTCAGACATGCCGAGCCGCGATACCTTCGCCTACACGTTTGACAACCTCGCGAACGTGATCGACCGCTTTACGGAAGTGATCGGGTTCGACCGCTTCGCGGTGTATGTCTTCGACTACGGTGCGCCAACGGGATTTCGGCTTGCGGTCAGGCATCCGGAGCGGATCACCGCGATCATTTCGCAGAACGGAAACGCCTATGAAGAGGGATTGAGTGCTGGCTGGAACCCGATCCGGGCCTATTGGCACGATCCCACGCTCGAGAACCGGGAGGCGCTTCGCACGCTGCTGGCGAAGCAGACCACCATATGGCAGTACACCCACGGCGTCAGCGATGCGGCGTCGGTATCCCCGGACGGATACTCGCTCGACGACTACTATCTGAGCCGCCCCGGCGCGGACGAAATCCAGCTTGACCTGTTCGGCGACTACCAGAGCAACGTCGCGCTGTATCCCGCATTCCAGCAGTATTTCCGCAACCACAAGCCTTCCTTTCTTGCTGTCTGGGGCAAGAACGATCCGTTCTTCCTGCCCGCAGGGGCCGAGGCATTCAAGCGCGACATCCCCACGGCGGAGGTCCGCTTCTTTGATACCGGCCACTTCGCGCTGGAGACGCATGCCGCGGATATCGCAGCGGCAATTTCCGATTTCCTGATCCGATGA
- a CDS encoding efflux RND transporter permease subunit gives MKLAHFFIDHPRFAAVLNIFLVLFGLAAMTTLPVAQYPDIVPPTIQITTTYPGASGETIARTVATPLEQAINGVENMSYISSQSTGNGLLTITVIFKLGTDPNTALMLTRNRVQDTLSRLPQEVQLQGVQVKKTIQALLLGVLVYSPDGSRSAEYLSNYMLRVRDEIARVPGVADFWVLGERRYAMRIWIDPDKAAAYNISASEIMAALRAQNAQVSAGALNAPPVANSAAYQVNVEALGRLTKPEEFGDVIIKADNKGRVTRIRDVGRVELGSVDYGSKAYTDRYVSAPWWVIATPDANVVEVQRAVWDKMTELKKDFPPGVDYMRTYDPTNFVTYSIEEVILTIFIAIVLVVGVVYVFLQSWRATIIPVIAIPISLLGTLTVLAALGMSVNNLSLFGFVLAVGIVVDDAIVVVENVERNMSLGMTPRAAARRTMTEVSTALIAIALTLCAVFVPTAFISGISGLFFKQFAITIAASTAISCFVSLTLSPALCAVMLKPHEHTHEKAHGIGASFRQCFGKFNTGFEWLSNRYGRMTARLARAGMIVALAYVSLIGLAGLQMSRMSTGFIPEQDIGYLAVIVNLPPGSSLERTHKVVREVNEIALKTPGVSHTSATAGFDVTTSTVAPNVGTVFTSLPSLYGEHIKGVTAASMVQRLQERLSVIKDAYVIVVQPPAVQGLGAAGGFKMMLQDRDGLGPQALAKAANTLVAAANKDKTFAGVFTLYNAGSPSIYANIDRLKAEKIGLTTTDISSTLQLYLGSQYVNDFNYLGRTYQVLAQGDEAFRKTPGDIARLKVRNADGAMVPIGSVATFRDMTSPYRVPRHNLFPAAEVMGVAAPGVASGTAIKRMEELAREVLPPGIGFEWTDLAYQQQQHGTPTIAIFAAAALFVFLVLAAQYESWKTPLAIVLIVPMCLLASSSGLQLRNMPIDILAQIGFVVLLGLAAKNAILIVEFAKQRQDEDGANAEDAAVQSARTRLRPILMTSFAFIAGVAPLVVATGAGSEMRQSLGTAVFFGMLGVTIFGLLFTPAFYSMIHRVRNKPAVSDVMNRLGIGRSA, from the coding sequence GTGAAGCTCGCTCACTTCTTTATTGACCACCCACGATTCGCCGCGGTGCTCAATATCTTCCTTGTTCTGTTCGGGCTGGCAGCAATGACCACGCTGCCCGTGGCCCAATATCCGGACATTGTTCCGCCAACCATTCAGATTACGACTACCTATCCAGGCGCGTCTGGCGAGACCATCGCTCGCACGGTGGCCACGCCTCTCGAACAGGCCATCAACGGCGTGGAAAACATGTCGTACATCAGTAGCCAGTCGACAGGGAACGGATTACTCACCATCACTGTCATCTTCAAGCTCGGCACGGATCCGAATACCGCGCTGATGCTCACCCGCAACCGGGTGCAGGACACGTTGTCCCGGCTGCCACAAGAAGTTCAGCTTCAGGGCGTGCAGGTAAAGAAGACCATTCAAGCCCTGCTGCTTGGTGTGCTCGTCTATTCGCCGGACGGCTCGCGCAGTGCAGAGTATCTTTCCAACTACATGCTCCGCGTGAGGGACGAAATCGCACGCGTCCCTGGTGTCGCTGACTTCTGGGTACTCGGCGAGCGCCGCTATGCCATGCGTATCTGGATCGATCCGGATAAGGCAGCCGCATACAACATCAGCGCAAGCGAAATCATGGCAGCGCTTCGCGCCCAGAATGCTCAGGTGTCGGCCGGCGCGCTGAATGCACCGCCCGTCGCGAACAGTGCGGCATATCAAGTGAACGTCGAAGCGCTGGGACGTCTGACCAAGCCCGAAGAGTTCGGTGACGTCATCATCAAGGCCGACAACAAGGGGCGTGTCACCCGCATCCGCGATGTCGGCCGCGTGGAACTGGGCTCGGTGGACTATGGCTCCAAGGCCTACACCGACCGCTATGTGTCGGCGCCCTGGTGGGTCATCGCCACGCCGGATGCAAACGTGGTTGAAGTGCAGCGTGCGGTCTGGGACAAGATGACGGAGCTCAAGAAGGATTTCCCGCCGGGTGTCGATTACATGAGGACTTACGATCCCACCAACTTTGTAACGTACTCGATTGAGGAAGTCATTTTGACCATCTTCATCGCCATCGTTCTGGTGGTGGGTGTGGTCTACGTGTTCCTCCAGAGCTGGAGAGCCACGATTATCCCGGTGATTGCCATCCCGATTTCGCTGCTCGGCACCCTTACGGTCCTGGCTGCCCTCGGAATGTCGGTGAATAACCTATCACTGTTCGGCTTCGTCCTGGCAGTGGGGATCGTGGTGGACGATGCCATCGTGGTGGTCGAGAATGTCGAACGCAACATGAGTCTTGGCATGACGCCACGCGCGGCCGCTCGCCGGACGATGACAGAAGTCTCGACGGCTTTGATTGCCATCGCGTTGACACTGTGTGCCGTGTTCGTCCCGACGGCCTTCATCTCGGGGATTTCTGGCCTCTTCTTCAAGCAGTTTGCCATCACAATTGCTGCTTCGACGGCTATTTCTTGTTTCGTCTCGCTGACGCTGAGCCCGGCTCTGTGCGCAGTCATGCTTAAGCCGCACGAGCACACGCATGAAAAGGCTCATGGCATTGGTGCCTCCTTCCGTCAATGCTTCGGCAAGTTCAACACCGGTTTCGAATGGCTGTCGAATCGCTACGGCAGGATGACTGCTCGCCTGGCTCGCGCCGGCATGATTGTCGCGTTGGCGTACGTCAGTCTGATCGGCCTTGCAGGCCTGCAGATGTCCCGCATGAGCACTGGCTTCATTCCTGAGCAGGACATTGGCTATCTCGCAGTGATTGTCAATTTGCCACCAGGGTCAAGCCTCGAGCGTACCCACAAGGTCGTGCGTGAAGTCAATGAAATTGCCCTCAAGACGCCTGGTGTCTCGCACACGTCGGCAACGGCAGGCTTCGATGTCACCACGTCGACCGTGGCGCCAAATGTGGGGACGGTTTTCACTTCCCTGCCTTCGCTCTACGGTGAGCACATAAAGGGTGTCACGGCTGCGTCGATGGTTCAAAGACTGCAGGAGCGGCTGTCTGTCATCAAGGACGCCTATGTCATCGTCGTGCAACCCCCGGCAGTTCAAGGCCTCGGTGCCGCCGGTGGCTTCAAGATGATGCTGCAGGATCGTGATGGGCTCGGACCGCAGGCCCTGGCCAAGGCAGCAAATACGCTGGTCGCCGCAGCGAACAAGGACAAGACGTTTGCTGGCGTCTTTACGCTGTACAACGCCGGCTCGCCGTCGATCTATGCCAATATTGACCGTCTGAAGGCCGAGAAGATTGGTCTGACGACTACCGATATATCCTCTACTCTGCAGCTGTATCTTGGCTCGCAATACGTCAATGACTTCAACTATCTCGGCCGCACCTATCAAGTGCTCGCCCAAGGCGACGAAGCGTTCCGCAAGACGCCTGGGGATATTGCGCGGCTGAAGGTGCGCAATGCAGACGGGGCGATGGTTCCTATCGGTTCCGTGGCCACGTTCAGGGATATGACTTCGCCGTATCGCGTGCCGCGACACAACCTGTTCCCGGCAGCAGAAGTGATGGGTGTCGCAGCGCCGGGGGTGGCTTCCGGTACAGCGATAAAGCGCATGGAGGAGCTTGCCAGGGAAGTGTTGCCGCCAGGCATCGGCTTCGAGTGGACCGACCTTGCATATCAGCAGCAGCAGCACGGTACCCCGACGATTGCCATTTTCGCTGCTGCGGCCCTGTTCGTATTCCTCGTGCTGGCCGCGCAATACGAAAGCTGGAAGACGCCGTTGGCCATCGTCCTGATTGTTCCGATGTGCTTGCTTGCATCGTCCTCGGGCCTGCAACTGCGCAATATGCCGATCGACATCCTGGCCCAGATTGGATTCGTGGTGCTCCTTGGACTAGCGGCGAAGAACGCGATTCTCATCGTCGAATTCGCCAAGCAACGGCAGGATGAGGATGGTGCAAACGCAGAAGATGCGGCAGTGCAATCGGCTCGGACTCGCCTGCGCCCGATTCTGATGACATCGTTCGCCTTCATCGCCGGTGTGGCACCGCTGGTCGTAGCCACCGGCGCCGGTTCTGAGATGCGCCAGTCTCTCGGTACCGCGGTGTTCTTCGGAATGCTCGGTGTGACGATCTTCGGTCTGCTGTTCACGCCTGCCTTCTACAGCATGATCCACCGAGTCCGTAACAAACCGGCTGTGTCGGACGTCATGAACCGACTCGGCATTGGGAGGTCAGCATGA
- a CDS encoding cupin domain-containing protein → MKAQHLLLPFLAATVMAFPVAAAAHGTDDTVKENFSRAIPNIPGKTLIALEVDYAPGASSLPHYHAKSAFIYAYVVSGSIASKVDDGPERVYKAGESFHEEPGSHHPVSRNASKSKPAKLLAVFIVDSGEKDLTTYERSAK, encoded by the coding sequence ATGAAAGCCCAACACCTTCTTTTGCCCTTTCTCGCCGCCACCGTGATGGCATTTCCCGTCGCCGCAGCCGCACATGGAACCGATGACACGGTCAAGGAGAACTTCTCCCGGGCCATCCCCAACATCCCCGGTAAGACCCTTATCGCGCTGGAAGTGGATTACGCGCCCGGCGCCTCGTCCTTGCCTCACTACCACGCCAAGTCGGCATTCATCTATGCCTATGTCGTCTCGGGCAGTATCGCCAGCAAGGTCGATGACGGACCGGAACGGGTCTACAAGGCGGGCGAGAGCTTCCATGAAGAGCCGGGCTCGCACCATCCCGTCAGCCGCAACGCGAGCAAGTCAAAGCCCGCCAAGCTGCTGGCCGTGTTTATCGTGGACAGCGGCGAAAAGGACCTGACCACTTATGAAAGGAGCGCGAAATGA
- a CDS encoding CGNR zinc finger domain-containing protein, producing MDYRQIPAMFVADVPGLDFLNSVATPVDEQVDWISNGEGLMAWLEQAGLVPAEALVVLRAQHTPEVLDDIAAKARGMREWFRGFVLERKGHPLRARDLAELEPLNRWLERDAQYCEIVGNADSGLVFRAKRRWQSPESLLMPIAEALARLVCEEDFTHVKACEGQRCTLLFADHTRGHARRWCSMAICGNRAKVAAHRKRLKDGNAG from the coding sequence ATGGACTACCGCCAGATTCCGGCGATGTTCGTCGCCGATGTGCCGGGACTCGATTTCCTGAACTCGGTCGCGACGCCAGTGGATGAGCAGGTCGACTGGATCAGCAATGGCGAGGGGTTGATGGCCTGGCTGGAACAGGCTGGACTGGTGCCGGCAGAGGCTCTCGTGGTGCTGCGGGCGCAGCACACGCCCGAGGTTCTGGATGACATCGCCGCCAAAGCACGTGGCATGCGTGAGTGGTTCAGGGGATTTGTGCTGGAGAGAAAGGGTCACCCGCTGCGCGCCAGAGATTTGGCCGAACTCGAGCCTTTGAACCGATGGCTCGAGCGTGACGCGCAGTACTGCGAGATCGTTGGCAACGCGGACTCGGGGTTGGTTTTCCGTGCCAAGCGGCGCTGGCAATCGCCGGAGTCACTGCTGATGCCAATCGCGGAGGCACTCGCCAGACTCGTGTGCGAGGAGGACTTCACCCATGTGAAGGCTTGTGAAGGCCAGCGGTGCACCTTGTTGTTTGCCGATCACACGCGAGGCCACGCCCGCAGGTGGTGCAGCATGGCGATTTGCGGCAATCGCGCCAAGGTTGCGGCACACCGCAAGCGCCTCAAGGACGGGAATGCCGGCTGA
- a CDS encoding plasmid pRiA4b ORF-3 family protein gives MASDPRPATAVLQLRIALRGLSPPVWRRLLIPEHVTLARLHGVIQAAMGWTDNHLDQFVIRGRRYGESREGALQFSTAATALTLSALALREHEAFLYVYDFNVWWRHDIRVERRVLRQDSVLLPRCVAGSGGCPPEDIGGVERYLELGEGWSEWEFMEWIESLRERSIDLDELRDEVDQWVTWLDRRFDRKVVNDRLRQLLA, from the coding sequence ATGGCGTCCGATCCTCGGCCGGCTACCGCCGTCCTGCAACTCCGAATTGCTCTGCGTGGCTTGAGCCCGCCGGTCTGGCGGCGTTTGCTAATTCCCGAGCACGTCACGCTGGCTCGGCTCCACGGAGTCATCCAGGCAGCCATGGGCTGGACGGACAATCACCTGGACCAGTTCGTCATTCGTGGCCGGCGATATGGCGAAAGCCGCGAAGGTGCTCTGCAATTTTCCACGGCGGCAACCGCGCTGACGCTGAGCGCATTGGCACTGCGCGAGCACGAGGCCTTCCTCTACGTGTACGACTTCAATGTCTGGTGGCGGCACGACATCCGCGTCGAGCGGCGCGTGCTGAGGCAGGATAGCGTGCTGTTGCCACGTTGCGTGGCAGGAAGCGGGGGCTGTCCGCCGGAGGATATCGGCGGGGTCGAACGATATCTGGAGCTTGGAGAAGGGTGGAGCGAATGGGAGTTCATGGAGTGGATCGAATCCTTACGCGAGCGTTCGATCGATCTGGACGAGCTTCGTGATGAGGTCGACCAGTGGGTGACCTGGCTGGACCGCCGCTTCGACCGGAAAGTCGTCAATGACCGGTTGCGACAACTGCTGGCGTAG
- a CDS encoding plasmid pRiA4b ORF-3 family protein, with amino-acid sequence MGWTDDHLHQFIIRGRRYGESREGALQFSTAATALKLSAFALREHEATGTSS; translated from the coding sequence ATGGGCTGGACGGACGATCACCTGCACCAGTTCATCATTCGTGGCCGGCGATATGGCGAAAGCCGCGAAGGCGCTCTGCAATTTTCCACGGCGGCAACCGCGCTAAAGCTGAGCGCATTCGCTCTGCGCGAGCACGAGGCAACCGGCACTTCATCGTGA
- a CDS encoding LysR family transcriptional regulator codes for MQTETGQELTLKALATFVAVARTGSVSGAAAQLGLAQSAISRQVAELERMFGGALFYRTGRGVRPTTLAAQVLADAEPLLAGARQLVESARGEAGNVSGMVTLGLVPAVAPLLSSRLYAAVQERLPAVRLRIVEGYSGEIETRLTQGSIDLAVLNRYRAEGRNSYRRLLDTPLMLVGRRAAFQAHWRTVGGRPASITSRQLAGVPLVLPVPPNAIRNLLDELAIAHRIPLNVCMEASSSVVIKRIMFDHAAFSVLPYHAVSAELESGDFDGVPLADRALRQSVVLATSSQRPFTAAARQVAQMIPGIAEALIREGKWRQ; via the coding sequence ATGCAAACGGAAACAGGGCAGGAGCTCACGCTCAAGGCGCTGGCGACCTTCGTGGCCGTGGCGCGCACGGGCAGCGTTTCGGGCGCCGCGGCGCAGCTCGGGCTGGCGCAGTCGGCCATCAGCCGGCAGGTCGCCGAGCTTGAGCGGATGTTCGGTGGCGCGCTGTTCTACCGCACCGGGCGCGGCGTACGGCCGACCACGCTGGCTGCGCAGGTGCTCGCCGATGCCGAACCGCTACTGGCCGGCGCCCGGCAACTGGTGGAGTCGGCGCGGGGCGAGGCAGGCAACGTCAGCGGGATGGTCACACTCGGGCTGGTGCCGGCGGTGGCGCCGCTGCTCTCGAGCCGGCTCTACGCCGCCGTGCAGGAACGCCTGCCGGCCGTCCGGCTGCGCATTGTCGAGGGCTATAGCGGGGAGATAGAGACCCGGCTGACGCAGGGCAGCATCGACCTTGCAGTGCTCAACCGCTACCGCGCCGAAGGCAGGAACAGCTACCGGCGCCTGCTCGACACGCCGCTGATGCTGGTGGGCCGGCGTGCGGCCTTTCAGGCCCACTGGCGCACGGTGGGCGGCAGGCCGGCGTCGATCACGTCGCGCCAGCTCGCCGGCGTGCCGCTGGTGCTGCCGGTGCCCCCCAACGCCATCCGCAACCTGCTCGACGAGCTGGCCATCGCCCATCGCATCCCGCTCAATGTTTGCATGGAGGCCAGCTCATCGGTGGTCATCAAGCGCATCATGTTCGACCATGCCGCGTTCTCCGTGCTGCCCTACCACGCGGTCTCGGCCGAGCTGGAGAGTGGCGACTTCGACGGCGTGCCGCTGGCGGACCGCGCCTTGCGGCAATCCGTCGTGCTCGCCACCAGCAGCCAGCGTCCGTTCACGGCGGCCGCCAGGCAGGTAGCGCAGATGATCCCCGGCATTGCCGAGGCTTTAATCCGCGAAGGGAAGTGGCGACAATGA
- a CDS encoding efflux RND transporter periplasmic adaptor subunit, with translation MNDDIARLDAGIRESQASGKKRKAVWVGSIAAAAVVVAGSALTLYVGGSNKVQAAPTKAPIVSVSAPLQRDIETRIGFLGQFSPVKSVELRAQVGGALKQIHFKDGDIVREGDLLLVIDPEPYEIALGKAQAQLDSATARLELAGRELTRAETLKNTDAGTQQNVEQRLAEKRAAQAALNDAKAHIRDARFDLERTRVKAPFTGRIGTHQVSAGNIIAGSRAANGPTTLLATIVSMDPIYLNFDMSEADYMKFQQQRAKEKGPLANKIEISLNGESTYDRHGTLDFIDNTIDRSSGTIHARATIRNPDLNLTPGGFARIRLAVSNPEPALLVPDASVLADQSEHIVLTVGKDNIVTPKKVEIGDIRGGLRVVRSGLATTDQVVLDGVPFATPGSKIAPQPGSIKLAEQD, from the coding sequence ATGAATGACGACATCGCCCGGCTGGACGCCGGAATCCGCGAGAGCCAGGCTTCCGGTAAAAAGCGAAAAGCTGTATGGGTTGGCTCAATCGCCGCGGCTGCAGTTGTTGTGGCAGGCAGCGCGTTGACGCTTTACGTGGGAGGTTCAAACAAGGTCCAGGCCGCTCCGACCAAGGCACCCATTGTGTCCGTCAGTGCCCCACTCCAACGTGACATCGAGACACGCATCGGCTTTCTCGGTCAATTCTCGCCGGTCAAAAGCGTGGAGTTGCGTGCACAAGTTGGCGGCGCCTTGAAGCAAATCCACTTCAAGGACGGCGATATCGTCCGCGAGGGCGACCTTCTGTTGGTCATCGATCCGGAGCCGTATGAAATCGCACTTGGCAAAGCACAAGCCCAACTCGACAGTGCGACTGCTCGACTTGAACTGGCCGGCCGGGAACTGACGCGCGCTGAAACGCTGAAGAACACCGATGCGGGTACGCAACAAAACGTTGAGCAGCGTCTGGCCGAAAAGCGTGCCGCCCAGGCGGCACTGAACGACGCGAAGGCACACATCCGGGACGCACGATTCGACCTCGAGCGCACGCGCGTCAAGGCACCGTTCACTGGCCGGATTGGTACACACCAAGTTTCAGCAGGCAACATCATCGCCGGCAGTCGCGCAGCCAATGGTCCGACTACCCTGCTCGCCACCATCGTGTCGATGGATCCGATCTACCTGAATTTCGACATGAGCGAGGCTGACTACATGAAGTTCCAGCAGCAGCGCGCGAAGGAGAAGGGACCACTCGCCAACAAGATTGAGATCTCTCTCAACGGCGAGTCGACGTACGACCGCCACGGCACACTGGATTTCATCGACAACACCATTGATCGCTCCAGCGGCACGATCCACGCGCGTGCCACGATCCGCAATCCTGATCTGAATCTGACCCCGGGCGGCTTCGCACGCATTCGGCTGGCTGTATCCAACCCCGAACCGGCTCTGCTGGTGCCGGATGCTTCCGTCCTCGCGGATCAATCGGAACACATCGTCCTCACGGTGGGCAAGGACAACATCGTGACGCCGAAGAAAGTTGAGATCGGGGACATTCGCGGCGGGCTGCGCGTGGTGCGCTCAGGCCTGGCTACCACCGACCAGGTCGTCCTCGACGGTGTACCGTTTGCGACGCCGGGTTCGAAGATCGCGCCACAGCCGGGCTCTATCAAGCTCGCCGAACAGGACTGA
- a CDS encoding efflux transporter outer membrane subunit: MTRIPSKLSKTAVGTLLLNALLAGCAVGPDYTSPPTNDMTPFHSTAAAANKAAPAPSLENWWHGFNDPMLVNIVQRALGQNLDLAASIARVQQARAVASSAGAQLLPTVDFDAAAGYTHQSLRGPLGSVASGSPAFKRNTPFYTVGPAASWEIDLFGGLRRGAAAAEYEAIAAEADHAGTRVMVAADAADAYLQIRGYQARLAIAGRQIETDERLLRLVRDRYDAGAAQGREIAQADALLKHALASVPPLRIGLEQQLNRLDVLMGVQPGTYVQELGAVSDIPAVPGVPADAEPQEVLRRRPDIIAAERRLAASSERIGVAISDYYPKISLSGALGFDSLNAAKLFTSSAFTATGGGALRWRLFDFGKVDAEVAQARGANAEALALYRKTVLRAAEDVENAFTALTQTEIHVVQLRNEVQALVKSRDLSEQAYRAGSITLTDVLIADRQLLTARDELEAKRANAARAAVGVFRALGGGWEPAPTNGTKAS, encoded by the coding sequence ATGACCCGCATTCCGTCGAAGCTGTCCAAGACAGCCGTAGGCACCCTGTTGTTGAACGCACTGCTGGCAGGCTGCGCCGTCGGCCCCGACTACACATCGCCGCCAACAAACGATATGACGCCGTTCCACAGCACGGCCGCCGCAGCGAATAAAGCAGCACCGGCGCCATCACTGGAGAACTGGTGGCACGGGTTTAACGACCCGATGCTTGTCAATATCGTCCAGCGTGCACTTGGCCAGAATCTGGATCTGGCGGCATCGATAGCTCGTGTGCAGCAGGCTCGTGCAGTAGCGAGTAGCGCCGGAGCGCAGCTTCTTCCGACTGTGGATTTCGATGCCGCAGCAGGCTATACCCATCAGAGCCTGCGTGGCCCCCTCGGCTCTGTTGCGTCGGGAAGCCCGGCTTTCAAGCGGAACACCCCTTTCTACACGGTTGGTCCGGCTGCAAGCTGGGAAATCGATCTGTTCGGTGGGCTGCGGCGCGGTGCCGCGGCGGCCGAATATGAGGCCATCGCAGCAGAAGCCGATCATGCCGGCACGCGTGTGATGGTCGCGGCCGACGCAGCTGACGCGTACTTACAGATCCGCGGCTACCAGGCGCGACTGGCCATCGCCGGAAGGCAGATTGAGACGGATGAACGTCTGCTACGGCTGGTACGTGACCGCTACGATGCTGGCGCGGCACAGGGACGGGAGATTGCGCAGGCCGACGCGCTGCTGAAGCATGCGTTGGCCTCTGTTCCTCCGCTGCGCATCGGCTTGGAGCAACAGCTCAATCGACTCGATGTCCTGATGGGGGTTCAGCCTGGTACGTATGTACAAGAGCTCGGTGCGGTAAGTGATATTCCGGCAGTTCCTGGAGTGCCTGCGGATGCTGAGCCACAGGAGGTGTTGCGTCGTCGTCCCGACATCATTGCTGCGGAGCGCCGTCTGGCTGCATCGAGCGAGCGCATCGGGGTAGCGATCTCCGACTACTACCCCAAGATTTCACTGTCTGGCGCTCTGGGATTCGACAGTCTGAACGCTGCGAAGCTCTTCACTTCCTCCGCCTTCACGGCGACGGGTGGCGGTGCGTTGCGCTGGAGACTGTTCGATTTCGGCAAGGTGGACGCAGAGGTGGCTCAGGCACGCGGCGCCAATGCCGAGGCGCTGGCGCTCTATCGCAAGACTGTACTTCGCGCTGCCGAAGACGTGGAGAACGCATTCACCGCCCTGACTCAGACCGAGATTCATGTGGTCCAGCTTCGGAATGAGGTTCAAGCGCTTGTGAAGTCCCGTGACCTGTCGGAGCAAGCGTATCGCGCCGGATCCATCACGTTGACTGATGTTCTGATCGCCGATCGCCAACTATTGACCGCACGCGATGAGCTGGAAGCAAAACGCGCAAATGCTGCGAGAGCCGCCGTTGGCGTGTTTCGTGCACTCGGTGGTGGATGGGAGCCCGCGCCGACGAATGGAACGAAAGCTAGCTGA